The Microterricola viridarii nucleotide sequence GTAGTCCGTCTCCTCCTCGAGGATGCCCGCCATCCACAGCGGGACGTCGGCGTTGGGCGTGCCGAACAGCGCGCTCGCGTCGCGCTCACCGCGGTTGTAGAAGGCGGCGCGGCTCTCCTCCTCCTCCGGCGTGCGGTGCAGCGGGAAGCGCTCGACGCGGTCGGGGGTGCGCAGCTCGCAGCCGTCGCCCTGCATGCCCAGCCGGATCGCGCCCTGCGTGCCCTCGATGAGCACGTAGTGCTCGGTCCAGCGGAACGCCGAGCCGTACTCGATCGCGGCGAAGCGCGTGCCGTCGTACTCGAGGAGCGCGGCCAGCACGTCGTCCTCGCTGCCCTCGCCGACGCCGCGGTGGGCGACGTTTCCGCCGACCATCGTGACGGTGCTGGCCTCGCCGAGGAGCGAGAGCACGAGGTCGAGCTCGTGGATGTGGTGGTACAGGTGGCCGCCGGAGAGCGCCTGCTGCTTCTTCCAGCTGGAGCCGTCCCGCTGGCCCTCCCAGGTGTTGCGCACGGCGCGGCAGAACACGATGTCGCCGATGGCGCCCTCCGCGATGAGCTCCTTCGCGCGGCGCACGCCGCTCATGAAGTGCGTGACGTGGCCGACCATGAACAGGGAGCCGGATGCCTGCGCCGCCTCGACCATGTTGACGGTGTGCTCGTAGGAGAGCGCGACCGGCTTCTCGCAGAACACGGCCTTGCCGAGGCGCGCCGCCTCGACGACCTGCTCGTGGTGCGCCCAGTTCGGCGAGGCGACGATGACGGCGTCGACGTCGTCGGCCGCGCAGAGCTCCTTCCAATCGGCGTAGACCGTCGCACCGAACTCGGCGGCGAACGCGTCACCGGTGAGCGGGTCGAAGATGGCGGTGATCGTGGCGTCGTCGTGGCGGTTCAGCGCGCGCACGAGCGCCTTGCCGAGGTATCCAGCGCCGATGAGGCCGTATCGAATGGTGGACATCGCTGTTCCTATTCTGCGAGGAGGCCGGTGGAGACGAGGATGCCGCGGATGCGCGCGGTCTCCTCAGCGTTGAGGGAGAGCATGGGCTCGCTCATGCGGTTGTTGTCGATGACGCCGAGCAGCGCGAGCGCGGTCTTGAACGCGCCGAGGCCGGCCGCTCCGCCGGACACGCGCCCGGGGGTCGGTGCGAAGACGATCTCGAACAGGCGAGCCAGGCGGTCCTGCTCGGCCCTGACCGACGCCCAGTCCCCGGCGCGGGCCGCCTCGTGCATGCGCACGTAGCCGGCGGGGTCGACGTTGGCGAGGCCGGGGACGGCGCCGTGCGCGCCTCCGAGCAGTGCGCCGTCGACGACGACCTCGTGGCCGGTGAAGACGCGGAAGTCCGCCAGGTGGGCGGTCGCGAGCAGGAGCTGGCGGAAGGAGACGTCGTCGCCGGAGGAATCCTTGACGCCGGCGATGACGCCGTCCTCCGCCAAGGCCGCCAGGAAGGCGGGGGAGAGCTTGCGGTGCGTGCGCACCGGCACGTCGTAGGCGTAGAGGGGGAGCGCGAGGGCTTCCTTCACGGAACGGAAGTGGCTGGCCACCTCGTTGTCGTCGGAGATCGCGTAGTACGGGGTCGTCACGACGAAGCCCTCGATGCCGCGGTCGAGGAGCCGGCGGCCCTCGTCGATGACGCGGTTCGTCGTCTGCTCGTTGACGCCGGCCAGCACGGGCACCCGGCCGCGCACGGCGGCCACCGTCGCGTCGGCGACAACGTCGCGCTCGGCGTTGGTGAGGTAGGGAACCTCGCTGGAGGAGCCCAGGATGAACAGGCCGCTGACGCCGCCGTCGATGAGGTGGTCGACGACCCGCGCCAGCGAGGCAGTGTCGATGTTCCCCGCAGCGTCGCGGGGGGTGATGACGGGCGGGACGATTCCGCTGAGCGCCGTCGTTGGCGCGTTGTCGGTGGTCGTTTCGGTGGTGCTGAGAGGGGTGCTCACGGTGCTCCTGGTCTGTCCGCGCCCTGGCCACAACGTAGTGATAGGACGTGGGATGTCTGGTCGTAGATTTCAGAGTATGGCAAACGGCCGAGTCGCGAGTCAAGGGTCGGCTTCGTTATTTTTCGTTACCGAGATCGATGTTGACCACCGCAGGGATTTTCACTACGGTAGGCATCCTACGAAGACGTGGGACGTCCTATGTGGGCTCTCTTGGGTACTTCGCGATCGAAAGGAACGAGCAGTTGGACAATAACAATTGGGCGGGCAAAGATGCTCGCCGGTTCAAGCGCATCGCCATGGCGACCGTCGCCGTCGGATCCGTTGCGCTGATGACCGCGTGCAGCGGCCCGCAGTCCAGCACCAGCGTTGGCGTTGAGGAAGCCGCAGGGCACATCGAAGTTGCCATCGGATACAACAACAACAGCTCCTGGGACCCGCTGAACACCGGATCCGCGTTCGCCATGTCGGCGCAGAACCACATTTACGAGGGCCTGTGGGATT carries:
- a CDS encoding Gfo/Idh/MocA family protein, with amino-acid sequence MSTIRYGLIGAGYLGKALVRALNRHDDATITAIFDPLTGDAFAAEFGATVYADWKELCAADDVDAVIVASPNWAHHEQVVEAARLGKAVFCEKPVALSYEHTVNMVEAAQASGSLFMVGHVTHFMSGVRRAKELIAEGAIGDIVFCRAVRNTWEGQRDGSSWKKQQALSGGHLYHHIHELDLVLSLLGEASTVTMVGGNVAHRGVGEGSEDDVLAALLEYDGTRFAAIEYGSAFRWTEHYVLIEGTQGAIRLGMQGDGCELRTPDRVERFPLHRTPEEEESRAAFYNRGERDASALFGTPNADVPLWMAGILEEETDYFHALMRGGEVREEFRSLTDGSAALASLATADAMMLSQREGRKAAVTDITAGAPANV
- a CDS encoding dihydrodipicolinate synthase family protein is translated as MSTPLSTTETTTDNAPTTALSGIVPPVITPRDAAGNIDTASLARVVDHLIDGGVSGLFILGSSSEVPYLTNAERDVVADATVAAVRGRVPVLAGVNEQTTNRVIDEGRRLLDRGIEGFVVTTPYYAISDDNEVASHFRSVKEALALPLYAYDVPVRTHRKLSPAFLAALAEDGVIAGVKDSSGDDVSFRQLLLATAHLADFRVFTGHEVVVDGALLGGAHGAVPGLANVDPAGYVRMHEAARAGDWASVRAEQDRLARLFEIVFAPTPGRVSGGAAGLGAFKTALALLGVIDNNRMSEPMLSLNAEETARIRGILVSTGLLAE